From bacterium:
CACCCGCGTCCCGTCGACTAGGAATCCAGGGCGTCCTCGAGGCGCGACCGGAGCTCGGGATCGTCCGGCTCCATCCCGGGAGGGAATCGGAACAGCACCTTCCCCGTGCGGGAGACGAGGTACTTGGTGAAGTTCCAGGAGGGTTCCGCCAGCCCCGTGGCGGTCAGGAAGCGGTAGATCCGGGACTTGTCGCCGCCCTTGACCCGCACCTTCGCGAAGAGCGGGAAGGCTACCCCGTACTCCGCGTCGCAGAAGGCGCGGATCTCCGCGGGCGAGCCCGGCTCCTGTCCCAGGAAATCGTTGCAGGGGAAACCGAGGACCGTGAAGCCGCGCCGGGCGTATTCCCGCTGGAGATCCATCAGGCCGGCGTATTGGGGCGTGAAGCCGCAATTGCTGGCCACGTTCACGACCAGCGCCACGTGGCCGCGCCAGCGATCCAGGGACACCGGATCGCCGTCGAGGCCGCGACTCTCCAGATCCCAAAAACCCGGCGAGGAAACGTCATCGCTCACGGCGACGGTTCCCTGCACGCCGCCGCCGGTGGCGGAGCGGAGGGCCAGGATCGCTGCCGCCGCCCCGAGCAGTATCAGGATGACCGCCGTGATCAGGATGATCTTCATGCCTCGCCTTCCCGTCAGATCGCCGGTTCGATGGCCACGATCTCCCAGCGTCGGCGTTCTCCCTCTTTACCGTACTCCACCTGGTCCCCGACCCGATTGCCCATGAAGGCCAGGGCCAACGGCGCATTGTAGGAGAGCACGCCGCTCTCGGGGGCCGAATCCCAGACGCCGAGGAAGGTGAGGTTCTCCTCCCGCTCCGACACGAGATCGCGGACCAGAACCCTGGTGCCGATGTTCACGAAATCCGTCCGCGCCATCTCAGGGTCGATCATCTTGGCCTTGGCCAGTTCGGATTCTATACGCGTGGCGGTGCTGGTGATCTGGTCGCGTTTCTCCAACGCGGCCGTGTACTCGGCGTTCTCGCTGAGATCGCCGTGGGACGCCGCCTCCCCGATCTGCTTGGCGACCGCCGGCAAGGCGTCTTGAACCAGATGGTCCAGCTCGCCCTGGCGCCGATTGAGCCCGGATTCGGTGGTGTAGTACACGTCCTCTTCCCAGGGCCTGGCGCCCTCGACGAAGATCTCGGGATGGGCGCCCCGCAGGAACGTGAGCAGGCTGGTCCGGGTGCTGGGGCGCAGGCCGCCGCTGGCCTCGATGCGGTCCTTGAGCGCGTGGGCATCCGGCTTGTCGATCTTCGCGATGTAGCGGCGGATCGGCTCGCCATCCTGCAAGGACAGCGTCTCCTGGGCCTGATCGATGACCTTGCGCAGACGCTTGTCGTCCGAGAGGGCGGTCATGCGGCCGGTGGCGTCCATCAACTCGAGCAGCCCGAAGAGCACCCGGCCGGTGTCGAGTCCCGGCAGGGCGATCAGGGTCGCGGCCGTCTTCGTGTCCGTGTGCCTGGCACGCCACAACCAGCAAAGCACGTCGGGCGAGGCGGTGGGATGCTCGAGAACCGTGACCAGGGCCTCGGCGAGGATGCCGGTCTCGCCGGCCGCGAGCAGCTCCCGGGCCATGTGGTCGCAGACCATCCGCCCCGTGCGCGGCAGGATCCACCCCCAGGTACGGACCCAGTCGTCGGGCTGGGCCTTGCGCAGGAACTCGAGAACCGCCTGCAGCATGCGGTCGTTCAGACGGGTCGGCATGAGCCCCGGATCGGTCACCCTGGACAGCACGGAGACGGCGGCCTGCGGGTTCATCTTCGCCACAGGCACGCCGCGCCCGGCCACGGTGGAGTGGATCGCCAGGCAGACCAGCGTCAGCACGGGATCCTTCTCCAGCAGGCGGCCGGCCAGACGGGCGGCGGCGTTGCCCATCGCCAGGAGCAGGTCCGTGTCCACGTCCTTCTCCTTGCGGATGCCCACCAGGTAATCGAGGACGAATTCAAGCAATTCCTCGGGATCCGTGATGCCTTCGAACCGCTCCCGCACGCGATCCTCGTAGCTGCGCTCCTGCTTCAGCACGCGGAAGGTCGGCTGCGTGCCGCTGCCGATATCCAGGCGCGTCGATTTCTTCAGCAGCGGCCGCGCCCGCTTCCACCAGCCGGCCCAGGCGCCCTCTCCCATCAGGGTGACCACGGACTTGCGCAGGTCGCGATAGCTGCAGGACAGGTTGCGCGTCGAGGCCAGGGCCATCAGGACGAATCCCGCCGGGTCATCGCCGGCAAGGGCGCGGAGCTCGTCCGGTCGATAGATGATCAGCGAGGGAAAATGGTCCTTCGGCAGGATGATGACCTTGGCGATCTGATCGGCGTTCATGGTCTCATGGCGTCCGCTGAACGACACCTTCAGCTCGGCGGTTTTCTCGTCCACCGCGACGACCATGCCCGGTTCGAGGTGGGAGCGATCGCTGAAGAAAGCGCCCGGGCGCAGGCGCAGGTACCGTCGGACGGAATCCACGCCACCCGGCAGGGAAACGCTCTCGTCGAGCAGCACGTCCAGCAATCCGGACAGATGTTCGTAATCCGCGTGGCTCGCCCGGTAGAGTCGTTTCAGTTCGCGCCGCAGATAGGCCGACGCGGGCAGGTGCTGTGTGCCGGCGACGGCGGTATCCAGGCGGGCGCCCTTGCCGCACTTCTCCTCCACCGAGGTCAGCACCAACTGGAGCAGGGTCTCGGCCCGTTCCTGCTCCCCGAGGCGCCGGACCTGGCCGATGATCGGCAGCAGATCGTCGAGTTCCACGTCCTCGTCGTCCAGGGCGTCGGGCCACAGGCCTTCGAGATCGTTGAACTGGCGTGCGTTGGCGAGCTTCTTGAGCTTGATGAGGTTCATGACCGGCCTCGATCGTTCCGAAAAGATATGAAACGGCCATGGCCGCCCCAGCGCGGGTACGGTGACGACCGGACTTGCCTGATGAAGTTATCAGTCGTTGGACAAGATAGCAGGTTTGGCGGGCCAGAAAAGGGCGAGGACGAATAAAACGCTCATCCAGGATCACTTGACCATGGTCATTTTCCAGGTGGACACGTTGCCACCGGCCGACAGGCGCAGGATGTAGTGTCCCGAAGGCTGCAGGTCGCCGCTTTCGCTGCGGCCATTCCAGACCGCCTCGTGCCAGCCGGGGCTACGATCGACGTCGAACGTCCTCACGCGCTGGCCGCGCACGTCGAAGATCTCGAGCAGCGCGAACGATCCCGCTGCCAGGTTCTCGGGGATGCCGTAGCGGATCGTCGTTTCCGGATTGAAGGGGTTGGGGAAATTCGACCTGAGATCGGAAGTCGGGGGCGGTCCGCCGTCCTCGGGCTGGGGAGCCGGCAGGAAGACCGTATCCGAGGGCAGGCTCAGTTCGCCTTCGTGACCGGCCGTCGAGATGCCGCTGACGCGAATGCGGTACTCGACGCCCAGTTCGGCCTGCAGCACGAAGTTCGTATCGCTGCTGGCGCCTTCGAAACGGAACTCTTCGTCGTCCCGCGAGGCGTACACCATGTAATAGTAGACCGCGGCGCCGTCGGTGGGCGGGCTCCAGTGGAAGGCGACCGGCACCGTCTGACCCGCAGCAGCGACGGGAACCAGCACCGTGAGCGCCAGAATCAGTATGGCTGAAATCCGTTCCAGACGGTCCGTCGTCAATGTGAACTCTCCAGGAGAACTCGATCGATGCAAAGCCTTCGAGTTGATCTTCGCCCGCACCAAAATGCAACTACGGTGCCAGGCCAGTAGACCGATCCTGCTGTCTCTACAACGTGTTGTCCTGCAAAACCTTGGAGATACGCTCCGGCTGCGATCCGACGACGAGGGCCTCCTGCCCGTCGTCCGCATGGGGCGGATCGCGAAGTGGTGTCACTCCTTGGGCAATAACTATGGGCAATGACGGTCTCTTGTCAATGACCGTATTGTCATAATGGTGCATTTTCTTCTCGATCCCGTTTCTTTCTTGTCGTTCCCGATGCTTCCCCGTCGTGGCCCGACGTCGGGCAGACGACCGGAGATCGCAGGGGCCCGCGCGGGAGGCGACCCCCGGCGACCGATCCGCAAGCGGGTCGACCGGAGCAGCAAGGCATACGTGCAGCATGCAATCAATGCTCCCGGTCCAGGCCGCCCGCGGTCGTGGGCGAATGATCGTCGTCCGACGGAAGATCTTCGTCCTCGAGCTCGGCCAGGCGGCGGCGCGTTCGTCGTATGCGCAGGATCGCGCCCAGGGCGAAACCCAGCGCCAGCAGCACGAAAAGGGTCGGCCAGCGCGTGAGCGTGACGAGCCAGCCGAACCGGATGCGCATCGACCGGGAGAAATCGGCGGTGAACGCCTCGTAATCCGTGCCGGTCGCGTCGGCGAAACCCCGGCGGAAATCACCGTGCAGGCGCGTGGCGAGGATCAGCTTGCCGATCACGTCTTCACCGTAACGGTCCACGAGCGTGTCCACGGCCA
This genomic window contains:
- a CDS encoding glutathione peroxidase yields the protein MKIILITAVILILLGAAAAILALRSATGGGVQGTVAVSDDVSSPGFWDLESRGLDGDPVSLDRWRGHVALVVNVASNCGFTPQYAGLMDLQREYARRGFTVLGFPCNDFLGQEPGSPAEIRAFCDAEYGVAFPLFAKVRVKGGDKSRIYRFLTATGLAEPSWNFTKYLVSRTGKVLFRFPPGMEPDDPELRSRLEDALDS
- a CDS encoding GreA/GreB family elongation factor produces the protein MNLIKLKKLANARQFNDLEGLWPDALDDEDVELDDLLPIIGQVRRLGEQERAETLLQLVLTSVEEKCGKGARLDTAVAGTQHLPASAYLRRELKRLYRASHADYEHLSGLLDVLLDESVSLPGGVDSVRRYLRLRPGAFFSDRSHLEPGMVVAVDEKTAELKVSFSGRHETMNADQIAKVIILPKDHFPSLIIYRPDELRALAGDDPAGFVLMALASTRNLSCSYRDLRKSVVTLMGEGAWAGWWKRARPLLKKSTRLDIGSGTQPTFRVLKQERSYEDRVRERFEGITDPEELLEFVLDYLVGIRKEKDVDTDLLLAMGNAAARLAGRLLEKDPVLTLVCLAIHSTVAGRGVPVAKMNPQAAVSVLSRVTDPGLMPTRLNDRMLQAVLEFLRKAQPDDWVRTWGWILPRTGRMVCDHMARELLAAGETGILAEALVTVLEHPTASPDVLCWLWRARHTDTKTAATLIALPGLDTGRVLFGLLELMDATGRMTALSDDKRLRKVIDQAQETLSLQDGEPIRRYIAKIDKPDAHALKDRIEASGGLRPSTRTSLLTFLRGAHPEIFVEGARPWEEDVYYTTESGLNRRQGELDHLVQDALPAVAKQIGEAASHGDLSENAEYTAALEKRDQITSTATRIESELAKAKMIDPEMARTDFVNIGTRVLVRDLVSEREENLTFLGVWDSAPESGVLSYNAPLALAFMGNRVGDQVEYGKEGERRRWEIVAIEPAI
- a CDS encoding T9SS type A sorting domain-containing protein, translated to MTTDRLERISAILILALTVLVPVAAAGQTVPVAFHWSPPTDGAAVYYYMVYASRDDEEFRFEGASSDTNFVLQAELGVEYRIRVSGISTAGHEGELSLPSDTVFLPAPQPEDGGPPPTSDLRSNFPNPFNPETTIRYGIPENLAAGSFALLEIFDVRGQRVRTFDVDRSPGWHEAVWNGRSESGDLQPSGHYILRLSAGGNVSTWKMTMVK